The region TCCGTGTTCCTCATAGTATGCAGCTCTCATCCTAACCTCCAGCTATGATTTTTCCAGCATTATAAACGATAAATGCCATAATCCACGCAGATGTAAAACTTATAAGGATTGAAACACCTGTCCATCTCCAGCTGTTAAGTTCCTGTTTTATAGCAAAAACTGTTGCCATACATGGTGTGTATAGCAAGAGAAAAACAAGGAAAGATATCGCTGTCAGAGGTGTAAAGGAGTCCCTTACAGCTTTTATGAGAGAGCTGTCCTCTTCCTCCTCTTCAGCTTCCATCTTGTAAAGTCCAAAGATTGAGAGGAAGTTTTTACCCATATCTATGTTTGCGTTTATAAAACCTTTCCCTATCTCTAAAAGACCTTCTGATAGTTTAACCTCTTCAGGTTTTTCCTCAACGATCTCACCTGAGTATATATTTCCCATTGTGGAAAGGACGACCTCTTTTGCCACAAAACCTGATATTAAAGAGCCTGCCGCTTCCCAGTTCCCAAATCCAAGAGGGTAAAATACAGGCGCTATTGTATGACTTATCTTTCCAAACAGGCTGTCTTCTGGCTTTTTTACTCCTATTGGGAAATGTAGTAAAAACCATATGACGATAGATGTTGCAAGTATGAAAGTTCCGGCTTCATAAAGGAATGCTTTTGTTTTTATCCATGCATTTCTGATTATAAATCTGACTGTTGAGAATCTGTAAGGTGGGAGTTCAAGAATGAATGGAATAGCCTCAGCTTTAAAAACAAATCTCTGTAAAAGGATAGCAACTACTGCCGCAACGATTATACCAAGTATATAAAGGAAAAGAATAACAGCTGTCTGGTACTCTGTAAAAAATATCGTAACAAAAAATGCGTACACTGTAAGTCTTGCACCACAGGACATAAACGGGATCATAAGTGTGGTCAGTATCTTTTCTTTAGGATTTTCAAGAGTTCTAGTAGCATAGACCGCAGGGACGTTACAGCCAAATCCTATAAGCATAGGTATAAATGATTTTCCGCTGAGACCAAAAACGGCCATAACCCTGTCCATAAGGAAAGCAGCCCTCGCCATATAGCCGCTTCCCTCTAAAATAGCCATAAAGATGTATAGGAAGAACAGAACAGGAACAAAAACAAGAACGAAACCAACTCCTCCTATAATACCTTCGGTTATAAGTGATCTCAGCCATGGGGATGTTCCTATATCTGTAAGAAAGTGATAGACGATAGGAGCGATAACATCACTCAGTGAGCTGTCAAGCCAGTCAACATACGGAGCTGAAAGCTCAAATGTGAATTTAAATAAAAGCCACATAAAAAAGAAGAATATAGGAAATCCAAGTACTTTGTGGAGAAATATCTTGTCTAAAAATAATGTGAGATCAAACTTCTCTTCAGATGTTTTTCTTACACACTGTTCATATATACTGATTATTATTGAGTATCTCTCCTCAACTAGAAGTGTCGATATATCCCTGTGGTAAAGCTTTTCCAGTTTTTCCCTTATAAGCTTTGCCTGATTGAGTATTCTGCTGTCAACAGCAAGATCTATAAAAAATGTGTTTCCCTCAACAAGTGAGAGGAGTAAAAATCTCTCAGGGTATATATCAAGTAAAAGGGGCTGTATATTTTTTATGCACTCCTTAAGTTTTCTGAGTTCATCCTCAAGCTGATCCTCAAGATGAAGTGAGCAGTGGAATCTCTCCTTATTTTTGTATATCTGGATAACAG is a window of Persephonella marina EX-H1 DNA encoding:
- the feoB gene encoding ferrous iron transport protein B, with translation MADKVIKVAVAGNPNTGKTTLINALAGTNLHVGNWPGVTVEKKEAIIEYKGYKIHLVDLPGTYSLSNDVAEEKIAIDFLVKEKPDLVIDVVDATNLERNLYLTIQLLEIDLPLVIALNMWDEAQEKGIRIDVNKLEKLLCCKVIPTTAIKGEGVSEILDAVIQIYKNKERFHCSLHLEDQLEDELRKLKECIKNIQPLLLDIYPERFLLLSLVEGNTFFIDLAVDSRILNQAKLIREKLEKLYHRDISTLLVEERYSIIISIYEQCVRKTSEEKFDLTLFLDKIFLHKVLGFPIFFFFMWLLFKFTFELSAPYVDWLDSSLSDVIAPIVYHFLTDIGTSPWLRSLITEGIIGGVGFVLVFVPVLFFLYIFMAILEGSGYMARAAFLMDRVMAVFGLSGKSFIPMLIGFGCNVPAVYATRTLENPKEKILTTLMIPFMSCGARLTVYAFFVTIFFTEYQTAVILFLYILGIIVAAVVAILLQRFVFKAEAIPFILELPPYRFSTVRFIIRNAWIKTKAFLYEAGTFILATSIVIWFLLHFPIGVKKPEDSLFGKISHTIAPVFYPLGFGNWEAAGSLISGFVAKEVVLSTMGNIYSGEIVEEKPEEVKLSEGLLEIGKGFINANIDMGKNFLSIFGLYKMEAEEEEEDSSLIKAVRDSFTPLTAISFLVFLLLYTPCMATVFAIKQELNSWRWTGVSILISFTSAWIMAFIVYNAGKIIAGG